The Streptomyces sp. NBC_01463 DNA window CCATCTGGCCGTGCGGGCCGACGACGACTCGGTGCGCACCCGGGTGCGGGACGCCTCCGGCCACTGGTCGGACTGGTCCTCGCTGGGCGGCACCGTGAGCGGCAGTCCCGCGCTCGTCGCCACCGGGGGACAGGTCCGGCTCTACGTCCGCGCCGGCGACTACACCCTCTGGCAGCGCACCCACACCGCGACCGGCGGCTGGGGCGACTGGTCCCAGGAGAAGACCTTCGCCAGCGGGGCCTTCGACGGGGAACTCGCCGCCGTGGCAGGGCCCGACGGCGGAGTGCTGACGGCCTTCCGCGGTGTCGGCGGGCTCGTCCGGCAGGGCTCGGTCTGAGTGTGGACGCTGCCTGATCAGGGGCCGCGGACCACATAAGAATAAATAAATTAGTAATTAATCTTGACGGTGGCTCACTCGCCCCGTCAGTCTGTATCAGCCGAACGAGGGCCCGGCCGTCAGGGGGCCGGGCCCCGTTCCGTGGGCGCACAGGGAGTCCCATGAACACCACAGCAAAGAGCCGCCGTACCTTCCTCGCCGGTGCCGCGGCCGTCGGCGCCGCCGCGGTGACGAGCGGCTGCGTCGCCTCCTCGTCCAGCGGCGGGAAGGGGAGTTCGGGGGGTGCGGTCACCCTGCAGTCCAACCTCTCCGCACCGCAGGCGAAGTCCGCGATGAAGGAGGTCGTCGACGCCTTCAACAAGAAGGGCGGCGCGACGGGCTCGCTCAACACCGTCGCCTCGGAGACCTTCCGCACCCAGCTGCCGACCTACCTCACCTCGGCCAACCCGCCGGACCTCTACACCTGGTACCCCGGATCCGTCGCGGAGTCGTACGCCAAGAAGGACCTGCTGCTCGACGTCAGCGACATCTGGCAGAAGCCTGAACTGGCCGGCTACTCCGACGCGCAGAAGAAGCTCTGCACCGACTCGGCCGGCAAGAAGGTCTTCGTCCCGACCACCTACTACTGGTGGGGCGTCTTCTACCGGAAGTCCCACTTCGCCAAGTGGGGTGTGAAGGAGCCGAAGACCTGGGACGAGTTCCTCGACCTGTGCGACAAGCTCAAGAGCAAGGGCGTCGCCCCGATCGGCCTCGGCGCCGGCGGCAACACCCCATGGGTCGCCTCCTCCTGGTTCGACTACCTCAACATCCGGATCAACGGCGCGGCCTACCACCGCGACCTGCTCGCCGGAAAGCACCGCTTCGACGACCCCGAGGTCCGCAAGGTCTTCGACCGGTGGAGCGAGGCACTGCCCTACTTCGACCCCAACTCGACCGCGCTGCCCTTCCAGGACGCGACGACCGCGCTGCTCCAGGGCCGCACCGGCATGATGCTCATCGGCACCTTCTTCGCCGACGCCACGCCCAAGGAGCAGCTCGGCGACATCGACTTCTTCCGCTTCCCGGTCATCGACCCGAAGGTCCCGCTCGCCGAAGAGGCCCCGACCGACGGCTACTTCGCCAGCGCCCGGACCGGCCGCAAGGACGAGACCAAGGAACTCCTGCGCTACCTCGCCACCGCCGAGGCCCAGGAGATCTACCTCAAGGGCTCCTCCGGCACCTCGCTGCCCACCCACCCGG harbors:
- a CDS encoding extracellular solute-binding protein, with protein sequence MNTTAKSRRTFLAGAAAVGAAAVTSGCVASSSSGGKGSSGGAVTLQSNLSAPQAKSAMKEVVDAFNKKGGATGSLNTVASETFRTQLPTYLTSANPPDLYTWYPGSVAESYAKKDLLLDVSDIWQKPELAGYSDAQKKLCTDSAGKKVFVPTTYYWWGVFYRKSHFAKWGVKEPKTWDEFLDLCDKLKSKGVAPIGLGAGGNTPWVASSWFDYLNIRINGAAYHRDLLAGKHRFDDPEVRKVFDRWSEALPYFDPNSTALPFQDATTALLQGRTGMMLIGTFFADATPKEQLGDIDFFRFPVIDPKVPLAEEAPTDGYFASARTGRKDETKELLRYLATAEAQEIYLKGSSGTSLPTHPDAKDSGTPLVIKGRKLIESAADITQFFNRDSSDALAPTADTALTRFLAKPKEIGSILTTWQRDAQKIWSQ